One genomic region from Clostridium saccharobutylicum DSM 13864 encodes:
- the accD gene encoding acetyl-CoA carboxylase, carboxyltransferase subunit beta: MLKDLFIKRQYATVKPSALKKSVPEEKPNIPSGMWTKCDNCNGMIYYEDLENSKYVCTNCGHHFRLNAKERIKIFFDKDTFKELWKDLKTTNPLNFQGYEEKMKKSKSKTESSEAVVTGIGKLNGIEVACAIMDSFFMMGSMGTVVGEKITRLIEYATEQKLPVIIFTTSGGARMQEGIFSLMQMAKVSAALARHDQAGLLYISVLTDPTTGGVTASFAMEGDIILSEPNALVGFAGRRVIENTIKESLPDNFQKAEFLLEKGFVDAIVQRKDMRACIYKILILHGVRNYE, translated from the coding sequence ATGCTTAAGGATTTGTTTATAAAAAGGCAATATGCAACTGTAAAGCCGTCAGCATTAAAAAAAAGTGTACCAGAAGAGAAGCCTAATATTCCTTCTGGTATGTGGACAAAATGCGATAATTGTAACGGTATGATTTATTATGAGGATTTAGAAAATTCAAAATACGTTTGCACAAATTGTGGTCATCACTTTAGATTAAACGCAAAAGAAAGAATAAAAATTTTCTTTGATAAAGATACTTTTAAAGAACTTTGGAAGGATTTAAAAACAACAAATCCTCTTAATTTCCAAGGATATGAAGAGAAAATGAAGAAAAGTAAATCTAAAACAGAAAGTTCAGAAGCAGTTGTTACTGGTATTGGGAAACTAAACGGTATAGAAGTGGCTTGTGCGATTATGGATAGCTTTTTTATGATGGGAAGTATGGGAACTGTAGTAGGAGAAAAAATCACTAGATTGATTGAATATGCTACAGAACAAAAGTTACCAGTTATTATTTTCACCACATCTGGTGGAGCTAGAATGCAAGAAGGAATTTTTTCACTTATGCAAATGGCAAAGGTGAGTGCAGCATTAGCTAGACATGATCAAGCAGGACTTTTATATATTTCTGTATTAACAGATCCAACAACTGGCGGAGTAACTGCAAGTTTTGCCATGGAAGGTGATATTATTTTAAGTGAACCTAATGCATTAGTTGGATTTGCAGGAAGAAGAGTAATCGAAAATACAATTAAAGAAAGTCTCCCAGATAATTTCCAAAAGGCAGAATTCCTACTTGAGAAGGGATTTGTTGATGCCATTGTTCAAAGAAAAGATATGAGAGCATGTATATATAAAATTCTTATTTTACATGGAGTGAGAAATTATGAATAA
- a CDS encoding acetyl-CoA carboxylase carboxyltransferase subunit alpha, which produces MNKDFITVSSVAWDSVEIARHKDRPTGKYYIDNLFKDFIEFHGDRAFGDDKSIIGGIASLNDINVTVIAITKGSNTSENIERNFGMPNPEGYRKALRLMKQAEKFKRPIICFVDTPGAFPGLGAEERGQGQAIANNLFELSRIKTPVISIVTGEGGSGGALALAVADRVFMLEHSIYSVLSPEGFASILWKDATRVKEAAEVMKITAKNLKDFNIIDDIIKEPRGGAHKNPLKTVEFMKKCLIDSLGELRKMDLDSLVNERYNKFRKMGNFY; this is translated from the coding sequence ATGAATAAAGATTTTATTACAGTTAGTTCTGTAGCATGGGATAGTGTTGAAATTGCAAGGCATAAAGACAGACCAACAGGTAAATACTATATAGATAATCTGTTTAAAGATTTTATTGAATTTCATGGTGATAGAGCATTTGGAGATGATAAGTCTATAATTGGCGGAATAGCATCTCTTAATGATATAAATGTTACAGTTATAGCGATAACAAAAGGTTCAAATACTTCTGAAAATATAGAAAGAAACTTTGGAATGCCAAATCCAGAGGGATATAGAAAAGCGCTAAGGCTTATGAAGCAGGCTGAAAAATTTAAAAGACCTATAATTTGTTTTGTTGATACTCCAGGTGCATTTCCAGGGCTTGGTGCAGAAGAAAGAGGCCAAGGTCAAGCTATAGCAAATAATCTTTTTGAATTGAGTAGAATAAAGACACCTGTTATATCAATAGTTACTGGTGAAGGTGGCAGTGGCGGCGCACTCGCTTTAGCAGTTGCTGATAGAGTTTTTATGTTAGAACATTCAATATATTCAGTTCTTTCGCCAGAAGGATTTGCATCGATATTGTGGAAAGATGCTACTAGAGTTAAAGAAGCAGCAGAAGTTATGAAAATTACTGCTAAGAATTTAAAAGATTTCAATATAATTGATGATATAATTAAAGAACCTAGAGGTGGAGCGCATAAAAATCCACTTAAGACTGTTGAGTTTATGAAAAAATGCTTAATAGATTCTTTAGGGGAATTAAGAAAAATGGACTTAGACTCTTTAGTTAATGAAAGATATAATAAGTTTAGAAAAATGGGAAATTTTTATTAA